The window TTCGCAGCGCTGCGTTTCCAACCGGACGACTATAGCAGGAGCACCAGGTCAGAGCTGTAAACGCTACAGCACATTAGCGCTTACATGAATGGACACCTGCTCCTCTCACAGGTCTCGTACTGTAGCTTGATAAGATCACTTGGATGTGTAAAACGTGTGTATCCGGACATGTGTAAGCATAATATGTTCAGCAGGGTGTAAATTAAAGCTCACGAACCGgactgtttgctaacatcaGCTGAGCTACACGTTAGTTGCTAATGTAAACTTGCACCAAGCAGCACTTTGCACTGCTTTGAAGGACGAAGCTATAACATGTTTTGCTGATTTTAAACTGTCTGTACATCTCATTTATGGCCATTAATTTGCATGCAGCTcaggtgatttaaaaaaaataccttgctacctgcttttttctgttgaaCAAGTCATGAAGGAACTTTTGAGAAAGATACACCGCACGTTTGTAAAGGTCGCCCTGTTTCCGAGCACATTTGGCAGGACAGTCCCGCTTCCCGCTGCCTCAGAGGTGCTCACCTGTCACTTGTTGCAGCGTCGTCTCCCGCCGTGGACCTCCTTCTGCGTTCGCTACTCTGCTGTCCACAATGACCAGTTTGGACTGTCCAACTTTAACTGGACAGTTCAGGGCTCCAACTACCAAATACTGAGAACAGGCTGCTTCCCTTTTATAAAATATCACTGCTCCAAAGCTCCTGCACAGAACCTGGACTTTGAGGACAAGTTTTTCACCATGTTGAAGGTTATTAATCTGGGTTAGTATCATAAATACATTGGATGTTTTGCCATATAGGCTATTACTTTTAAACTGTGTATTAAAGGAtggattcacattttttcaagtctgtcttaaaacaatagtctggtacccaaatgaacactgacacgtgtttttcttgctttaatcattcctcctgttcatactggccattgaTATATTCCCTTCAAATGCAcgttcaatgtaagtgatggaggccaagatccacaagcctccttatGTGCAAAAATgggtttaaaagtttatctgaagctaatatgaagcgtccaaattagtcaaatcaagtggatatctttcaatgttaaaCTTGTTAGTGCCAAAGACCCTTTTTTTCACTACCACAGCAGCTCAACACgtaaacacaaagagggaatttgatgctaaaaagactgtaaatgtggcagatatccatttgatatgactaacttagactgctgaagcctcatagaATGATtgcagtgaggaaaacctctttcagtgttcatatggacacctggcTGTTGTtctaagacagacttgaaaaaattgtgagCCTATCCTTTAATAATCCTTGTGTCCACTCATTGTAGGTATCCCATGTTTGGCCTATGGTATCGGTTGCTGGATGGTGGTGGGCGCTGAAGAAACAGTCCAGACAAGCGTTGGACCCGTCACAGTCTATTTTGCCTACAAAGAAGATGAGGGTGCACAGTATTAAACTATGAAAACACACTACCTTGCATGAGTTTTCAAGAGAATATTGTCTACCTGTATTTACAACACTTACCCAGGAGATGTTCTGGTGGACCTATTGATTGACAGAAGTGTCATCACGTGTCACCGGTGTTACTATTGTCTGACTGTACAGGTTCATTTCTGCTTAATTATTAAAGATTTAAAGTTGCAGTGGAGGAGTCAGTTATGCATGTTATTACACTGACATACAATACTGGCAGTGTTCATTCAGAAAGCCAACCTTCCATTAAAGTTTAATGAAAAGTTTAGGATTTCTCTGAGAATAGACTGTCACAATGCCTTTACCTATATGTTTTCACAGCTCTATCTGTAAATGTTGAATTAACCTCCTGTGCATATGCATATattgtaaaattatatttttgtatcaAATAAAGTGTACAGAGTGACAGTACAGCAGATGATttgactgaatttttttttcgtGCTACTTTTACAGACTCAAAAGGGTCAACCAGCTTCTCAGGATGAGCTCTCGAAAATATGCGTTAACAGATAGGAACAGGTATTTCTCTTAAAGTCATTATTAATCTAAGTGATACCAAGTGGCATCATTTATTCAACGCGATCACATCCTTGTGCTTCTTTTTCTGTGACAAATATAGGAATCTAAATAACCCTAGCTCATTTATTTAAAGGTGAATTAGTGATCACTCTCCATGCAACAGATAGTCAATAGTGTTAGAGAAAAACCAGTGACAAGACAGGTCTGATAAAATAGGTTTTAATTACCAAAGTGTGGCCTTTGCATAGAGACATCTACATCTCTACCTTCAGGCCTTCTTTGGCCTTTGATTTCTGGTAATGTGCTTTGCTGACAGGGCACACTTACGTCTCCGCTGCAGAGAGTCCCGCTCCCTGTGAGAGGCAGGTTGACAAACTGCCATATTGATTTCTTCACCCCTCAGCATCTCCTGCTAATAGCATTTATCAGGGACCTCAATTTTCTGGTCTTGGCCTCTTCACTTTTAGCAACAATGAAACAGAACGAATAATTTCTTGTCGTACATGTGAATCAATGCACCTTTTGACCTTCTTCGCACTAGAACGCGACAATATCGTCCGACAGGCTCTTGGTGATGTACAGCCTCTTTGTGAGGATCCTAGTTTGTAAAACTTGCTTGTCTTGTGCAAAAACATTTAACTGGAtaattgaatatatttatattatatttttatattaatataaaaaaatgatcTCTTGTGGTCTTTAGATTGGAGTCTGTATTCAGCTGTAGGCCTAAACAAGCTGCTAAAACAAGCCACTCACACATCATTCTCACCTTCTTATCCCCCCAAGCAAAAAACACCTTGCTTCTCTGAAGCAAGCACACTAATTACTGAAGATATTTAACAGATATTGAATGACATCCCTGGATGTAATTTGCACAACCGCTAAA is drawn from Thunnus thynnus chromosome 5, fThuThy2.1, whole genome shotgun sequence and contains these coding sequences:
- the c5h15orf61 gene encoding uncharacterized protein C15orf61 homolog isoform X4; amino-acid sequence: MNGHLLLSQVALFPSTFGRTVPLPAASEVLTCHLLQRRLPPWTSFCVRYSAVHNDQFGLSNFNWTVQGSNYQILRTGCFPFIKYHCSKAPAQNLDFEDKFFTMLKVINLGIPCLAYGIGCWMVVGAEETVQTSVGPVTVYFAYKEDEGAQY
- the c5h15orf61 gene encoding uncharacterized protein C15orf61 homolog isoform X2, whose amino-acid sequence is MNGHLLLSQVSYCSLIRSLGCVKLMKELLRKIHRTFVKVALFPSTFGRTVPLPAASEVLTCHLLQRRLPPWTSFCVRYSAVHNDQFGLSNFNWTVQGSNYQILRTGCFPFIKYHCSKAPAQNLDFEDKFFTMLKVINLGIPCLAYGIGCWMVVGAEETVQTSVGPVTVYFAYKEDEGAQY
- the c5h15orf61 gene encoding uncharacterized protein C15orf61 homolog isoform X1 — encoded protein: MNGHLLLSQVSYCSLIRSLGCVKRVYPDMFMKELLRKIHRTFVKVALFPSTFGRTVPLPAASEVLTCHLLQRRLPPWTSFCVRYSAVHNDQFGLSNFNWTVQGSNYQILRTGCFPFIKYHCSKAPAQNLDFEDKFFTMLKVINLGIPCLAYGIGCWMVVGAEETVQTSVGPVTVYFAYKEDEGAQY
- the c5h15orf61 gene encoding uncharacterized protein C15orf61 homolog isoform X3 gives rise to the protein MKELLRKIHRTFVKVALFPSTFGRTVPLPAASEVLTCHLLQRRLPPWTSFCVRYSAVHNDQFGLSNFNWTVQGSNYQILRTGCFPFIKYHCSKAPAQNLDFEDKFFTMLKVINLGIPCLAYGIGCWMVVGAEETVQTSVGPVTVYFAYKEDEGAQY